The Candidatus Obscuribacterales bacterium genome includes a region encoding these proteins:
- the dtd gene encoding D-aminoacyl-tRNA deacylase: MRVLLQRVTASQVRVDGDVVGQIGRGLNLLVGIAPSDTPAELDWMARKCLDLRIFPSDESAKGDRSVLDLGGELLVVSQFTLYGNCRKGRRPSYDQAAPPEQAQVLYNQFVDRLRQSGLRVETGQFGAMMQVSIENDGPVTLWLERHAIDYEAG; this comes from the coding sequence ATGCGGGTGCTGCTGCAGCGGGTCACGGCCTCCCAAGTGCGGGTAGACGGTGATGTGGTGGGGCAGATTGGCCGAGGTCTGAACCTGTTGGTGGGCATTGCGCCCAGCGACACCCCGGCAGAATTAGACTGGATGGCCCGCAAGTGTCTCGACCTCCGCATCTTTCCTAGCGACGAATCGGCTAAGGGCGATCGCTCAGTACTTGACTTAGGCGGTGAGCTTTTGGTGGTCAGCCAGTTCACCCTCTATGGCAATTGTCGCAAAGGCCGTCGTCCTTCCTACGATCAAGCAGCTCCACCGGAACAAGCCCAAGTGCTCTATAACCAGTTTGTCGATCGCCTCCGTCAGAGCGGGCTACGGGTGGAAACGGGGCAATTTGGCGCGATGATGCAGGTGTCGATCGAAAACGACGGTCCCGTGACTTTGTGGCTTGAACGTCATGCCATCGATTATGAAGCAGGCTAA
- a CDS encoding GTP-binding protein, with protein sequence MTSVITPTSASSMDDLKRGLPVTIITGFLGSGKTTLLNHILTNQEGLKTAVLVNEFGEIGIDNDLLVNTGMGDDSMVELSNGCICCTINNDLMDAVYRVLERQDRIDYLVVETTGLADPLPIALTFLGTELRDLTRLDSIVTVVDSENYSLDLFNSQAAHNQIAYADILLLNKIDLVDDADLDLLEVKIRDVKPDARIMRTRNAQVPLPLILSVGLFESDQYFNPEAPAQDHSHDHADHSNCDHDHGHCEHDSHDHHDHDHHDHGHHAHDHHAHHSDHLAIDGFTSISVQSDRPMSIKKFQHFLDNELPSNVFRAKGILWFDESPKRHVFHLSGRRFTLDDTEWTTTPKNQLVLIGQDLDHDTLRSQINACFCPSSATRGKGFGR encoded by the coding sequence ATGACCTCAGTCATCACTCCAACGTCCGCATCGTCCATGGATGACCTCAAGCGAGGCTTACCGGTCACCATCATTACCGGATTCCTGGGCAGTGGCAAAACCACCTTGCTCAACCACATCCTGACCAATCAGGAAGGTCTCAAAACTGCTGTTTTGGTCAACGAATTTGGCGAAATTGGCATCGATAACGACCTGTTGGTGAACACCGGCATGGGTGATGACAGCATGGTGGAGCTGAGCAACGGCTGCATCTGCTGCACCATTAACAATGATTTGATGGATGCAGTCTATCGAGTGCTCGAACGGCAGGATCGCATTGACTATTTGGTGGTGGAAACCACGGGATTAGCCGATCCTTTACCGATCGCTCTCACCTTTTTGGGCACCGAACTGCGTGACCTCACCCGTTTGGATTCGATCGTTACCGTCGTCGATTCGGAAAACTACAGCCTGGATCTCTTCAACAGCCAAGCTGCCCACAACCAAATCGCCTATGCCGATATTTTGCTGCTCAACAAAATCGATCTGGTTGATGACGCAGATCTAGATTTGCTAGAAGTCAAGATTCGGGACGTGAAGCCTGATGCTCGGATCATGCGCACTCGCAATGCTCAAGTGCCTCTGCCCCTGATTCTCAGCGTGGGGCTCTTTGAGTCTGACCAGTACTTTAACCCCGAAGCACCCGCCCAGGATCACAGCCACGACCACGCCGATCACAGCAACTGTGATCATGACCATGGACATTGTGAGCATGACAGCCATGACCATCACGATCATGATCACCATGATCACGGGCACCATGCTCACGATCACCATGCTCATCATTCCGATCACCTAGCGATCGATGGATTTACCTCCATCTCCGTGCAAAGCGATCGCCCCATGTCGATTAAAAAATTCCAGCATTTCCTCGATAACGAGCTACCTAGCAATGTATTTCGGGCCAAGGGCATTCTCTGGTTTGACGAAAGTCCCAAGCGCCACGTCTTCCACCTCAGCGGTCGCCGCTTTACCCTTGATGATACTGAGTGGACGACAACGCCTAAAAATCAACTCGTGCTGATTGGTCAAGATCTCGACCACGACACCTTGCGATCGCAGATTAATGCCTGTTTTTGCCCATCATCGGCAACCCGTGGAAAAGGATTTGGTCGCTAA